The following coding sequences are from one Mus pahari chromosome X, PAHARI_EIJ_v1.1, whole genome shotgun sequence window:
- the LOC110313880 gene encoding signal peptidase complex subunit 3, translating into MNTLLSRANSLFAFTLSVMAALTLGCILTTAFKDRSAPVRLHVSRILLKKVEDFTGPRKKSDLGFITFHISADLEKTFDWNVKQLFLYLSAEYSTKSNAVNQVVLWDKILLRGENPKLNLKDVKSKYFFFDDGHGLKGNRNVTLTLSWQVIPIAGILPLVTGSGRVSVPFPDSYEIATTF; encoded by the coding sequence ATGAACACCCTGCTGTCCCGGGCCAACTCGCTGTTCGCCTTCACGCTGAGCGTCATGGCGGCGCTCACCTTGGGCTGCATCCTCACCACCGCCTTCAAAGACAGGAGCGCGCCCGTGCGCCTGCACGTCTCCAGGATCCTGCTCAAAAAAGTAGAAGACTTCACCGGACCCAGAAAGAAGAGCGACCTGGGCTTCATCACCTTCCACATCTCCGCGGATCTGGAGAAGACTTTCGACTGGAACGTCAAGCAGCTCTTCCTTTATCTGTCGGCAGAATATTCCACCAAAAGCAACGCTGTGAACCAGGTGGTCCTCTGGGACAAGATCCTTCTGCGAGGGGAGAACCCCAAGCTGAACCTGAAAGACGTCAAAAGcaagtattttttctttgacGATGGACACGGGCTCAAGGGAAACAGGAATGTCACTTTGACTCTCTCCTGGCAAGTGATACCTATTGCTGGGATCCTGCCTCTTGTGACTGGATCTGGACGCGTGTCTGTCCCATTTCCAGATTCCTATGAAATAGCCACGACTTTTTGA